In one window of Tachypleus tridentatus isolate NWPU-2018 chromosome 2, ASM421037v1, whole genome shotgun sequence DNA:
- the LOC143245031 gene encoding reelin domain-containing protein 1-like, whose amino-acid sequence MWYREIIYTLLAFCAIIITVCAFPQGAPVESCDSTLPRHELIKASQSEKSPYHFIASASRYSYSTIPEITVQITGAPFKGFFVTAVDPRTNKRIGSWKKVRGTDLLPCSAVTHVDPYLKRHVTLLWEPPTDKREGDVIFVGTIVQSYSVYYTGQVAAVSEEADVKSLFKKEVF is encoded by the exons ATGTGGTACCgagaaataatatatactttgCTAGCCTTCTGTGCcataattattactgtttgtgCTTTTCCACAAGGTGCTCCTGTTGAATCTTGTGATTCCACGCTTCCACGCCACGAACTCATCAAAGCCAGTCAGTCAGAAAAATCCCCTTATCATTTTATAGCTTCTGCAAGCAGGTATTCATACAGTACAATACCAGAAATTACAG TCCAGATCACAGGCGCCCCTTTCAAAGGGTTTTTTGTAACCGCTGTTGATCCACGCACGAACAAGAGAATAGGCTCTTGGAAAAAGGTAAGAGGAACCGATCTTCTGCCGTGTTCAGCAGTTACACACGTAGATCCATATCTGAAACGTCACGTGACTTTACTGTGGGAACCACCTACAGACAAACGAGAAGGAGACGTTATTTTTGT AGGAACCATCGTACAAAGTTATTCGGTGTATTATACAGGTCAAGTGGCAGCTGTTTCAGAGGAAGCGGATGTTAAAAGTCTGTTTAAAAAAGAAGTGTTTTAA